CTCCTGCTGGTGACGTGGCTCTACTTCGCCAGCATCCTCGTCCTGCTGGGCGGCGTCGTCAACGTCGTCCTCGCAAATCGCGGTAGCTATGCGGAACGAACAAAACAGTCGGAGACCGAACGTATCGAACGCAAACAAAAACTACTCTCCCGATACATGACCGACGACGAATCCGCTCCCGACATCGTGGAACTCCGCGACGAGTTGCGGGAGCTGCGAGCCGACGTTGAATCGTTCGAAGAGGACATCGAATCTCGGACCGTCGAGAAACCCGAGGTCGAGTCGGAACTGAAGCAGTACGTCCGCAAGCGGATGCGTCGCGGCCACGCTCGCGGCTGGGGTCCTTACCTCGTGTTGCTGTACGGGACCGCGATGACCATCGCGGCGTTCTACTGGCTCGAGCAGTTCTGGGCCATCTTCGCCATGACCATCGTCTGGCTCTCGACGCTCGGACTCTACGCGCTGATGGTGATGCTCGGGTTCGGCGTCGGCGTACTGAGCCTCCCCGGCCGCATCGGCGACCGAATCGGCAACTTCCGGTCGTAGCGTATATTTTTCTCCCGCGATTAGCTCCACTCCATGCCCGGACGCGGACTCGGCGTCCCCGAGGCGTTCGAACGACTGCTCTCGCCGTGGATACGCGAGCTATTCGCGCTCCTGACCCAGTTGGGCGACGCGTGGTTCCTCTTTACCGCGGTCGCGTTCCTCTACTGGTTCGGGAACCGACGACGCGGCGCGTTCGCGCTCTCGGCGATTCTCGGCGCGCTGGCGCTGACGCTCGCGCTCAAGGGACTGTTCGCGCTTCCCCGCCCGCCGACCGAGTTGCACGTCGGCCACGCCAGCGGCTACGGCTTCCCGAGCGGTCACGCCATCGGCGCGACGGTTCTGTGGGGACTGCTCGCGCTCGTCTTCGAGCGGGGCACCCACCGGTGGCGCGCAATCGCGGCGGGAACCGTCGTCGCGGTCGTGGCGACCTCTCGACTCGTCATCGGCGTCCACTACGTCGCCGACGTGGTCATCGGCATCGCGGTCGGTCTGGTGTATCTCGGGGCACTGCTGTACGTGGCCGACTGGAATCCGACCCGCGGGTTCGTCGTCGCGGCCGGACTGAGCCTCGCGGCGCTCATCACGAACGGCATCACTCCCGATTCGGCTGCCATGCTCGCGGGTATCGTCGGTGCCGGAGCGACGTGGTGGGCGCTAAACGGGACCCCCAGCGGGACGGTCCGTCTGCCCGCCGCCGTCGCGGGACTGGCAGCGTTCGGTGCAGTCGGCTACGCGGGCAACGAACTCGCGCTCCCGCTCGCCGGGGTGTTCGCCCTGAATCTGGTGGTCCCCGCGGGAATTTTGCTGTTACCGCTAGTTGTCGAACGCGCGAAAAGCGGGCGGTCGGCGTCGCCGACCTAAGAAGGAATGCCGTCCTGAACCGTCGGCCCGAGAGTCAGAACTTTTCGAGGTACTTCTCTTCCTCCCACGAGGAGACGTGAGCCTTGTAGTCGGCGAAGTCGGCGCGCTTGGCCTGCGCGAACTTCTCGGTGACGTGTTCGCCGAGTGCATCCCGAACTACCTCGTCGTCTTCGAGCGCATCGACGGCCTGCCCGAGACTGCCGGGGAGCGTGGTGATGCCGTACTCGTCGAGTTTGGCGTCGTCGAACTCGTAGATGTCCTCGCGGACGGGTTCGCCGGGGTCGGCATCGTTCTCGATGCCTTCGAGTCCGGCCTTGATGACGACTGCCAGCGCGAGGTAGGGGTTACACGACGGGTCGGGACTCCGAATCTCGAAGCGGGAACTCGCGCCCGCGGCGTCCGGAACGCGGATGAGCGCCGAGCGGTTCACGTCGCTCCACGCCACGTAGACGGGTGCCTCGTAGCCGGGAACGAGGCGTTTGTAGGAGTTGACCGTCGGGTTCGTGACCGCGGTGAAGGCCTCGGCGTGGTTCAGCACGCCGCCCATGAAGTTGTACGCCGTCTCGCTGAGGTTGAATTCGTCGTCCTCGTCGGCGAAGGCGTTGCCGTCCTCGTCGAAGAGGCTGATGTGGCTGTGCATGCCCGAGCCGTTAATTTCGCCGATGGGCTTGGGCATGAACGTCGCGTGGAGGTCGTTTTTCTCCGCGACTGCGCGCACGACCGCCCGGAACGTCGAGATGTTGTCGGCCGCCGAGAGCGCGTCGTCGTACTTGAAGTTGATCTCGTGCTGGCCCTCCGCGACCTCGTGGTGGCTGGCCTCGACCTCGAAGCCCATCTTCTCCAGCGTGAAGATGATTTCGCGGCGCACGTCGCTGGCGAGGTCCTTGGGCGCGAGGTCGAAGTAACCGCCCGCGTCGTGGGGGATGGTCGTCGCCTTCCCGTTCTCGTCTTTCTCGAACAGGAAGAACTCGGGTTCGGGACCGATGCTGACCGAGTAGCCCATCTCCTCGGCCTCGGCGAGGACGCTCTTGAGAACTTGGCGGGGACCGCCCTCGAACGGCGTCCCGTCCGTGTTCACCACGTCACAGATGAGACGAGCGCTCGCGGTGTCGCCGTCCGAGCGCCACGGGAGGATGGCGAACGTCTCGGGGTCGGGTTCGAGACGCATGTCGCTCTCTTGAATCCGAACGAATCCTTCGATAGAAGAGCCGTCGAACCAGATGCCCTCCTCGAAGGCCTTCTCGACCTGCGAGGCGGGCACGCTGACGTTCTTGACGGTTCCTGTGATGTCGGTAAACTGGAGGCGAACGAAGTCAACGTTCTCGGCTTCGATCTGGTCGAGTACGTCCTGTTCGGCTTCGGTCAGCCCCGATTCCTCGCTCGCGGTGATTTGTCCATCCGTCATCTTTGTCGTCGTTATTCACGACAACGTGGACTACTAAAACCTTATTGGTCTGCGCAATTCTGCCTTTACCCGAATAGAATTGGATATTCGTAAAATTCTAAAGGGTGGCGACCGTCGTCAAACGCAATGACGTACGAAAACCTCGACGCGAAGTTGGTGAATGCGCTATTGGGCGACGGCCGAGCGAGTTTGCGGAGTCTCGCGGAGGACCTCAACGTATCGGTCACGACCATCTCGAATCATCTCAACGACCTCGAAGAACAGGGTATCATCGACGGCTACACGCCGAAGGTTGACTACGACGAACTCGGTTACGACGTGACCGCGATCATTCAACTCAAAGTAGAGGGCAATGCACTGGCTGACGTGACCGAAAACCTCCGGAGCCACGACCAAATGATAAGCGTCTACGAGGTCACGGGCGATTACGACATCATCGCGGTCGGAAAGTTCGCCGACACCGACGGGATGAATCGGGGCATCAAGACCCTGCTCAACGACCCGGACATCAAGGAGAGCAACACCAGCGTCGTTCTGAACGCCGCCAGCGAACACGAGCAGTTCGAACTCGACATCGACGAGAACTGAATTCGCCCCGACTATCTCTCCGGTTGATTTAGTATCGACAGGCTTTCAAGCAACCGAGAGTAGTGGTCCCTAATGAGTCTTATCGCCGAGTTCTCGCTTCGGTCGTCGGAACTCGTGCTGTCGGCCGCGCTTGACGCGGCCCCGGACGTGACCGTCGAACTCGAACAGCAGATGGCCACCGAGTTCGACGCGCCCGTAGTGTTGTTCTGGGCGTTCGGCGGTGATTTCGACCGACTCGAAACTGGACTCGAACGAGATGCCTCGGTCCGCGAGAGTACCGTTATCGAGGAGTTCGGCGGGCGGAAGCTCTTTCGGGTCCGTCTGGATACCGACAATCTCTGCCCTATCTATCCGCTCTATCAGCGTCTCGGCGCGTCGCCGATGGCCGCGACCGGCACGGCAAACGGGTGGGAGCGACGAGTTCGATTTCCGGACCGGGACTCGGTAGTCGAGATGCGGCGACTCTGCACCGAGCGAGACGTGACGTTTCGCCTCCGGCGGCTCTACACCCCCGGCGACACGGAACTCGAAGACGAGTTCGGTCTGAGTTCCGAGCAGCGCGACGCGCTGACGACCGCCGAGCGGGTGGGCTACTTCGAGGTTCCGCGCGATGTGGCGCTTGACGAACTGGGCGAGGAACTCGACGTTAGCGGCCAATCGGCCTCCGAGCGACTCCGGCGGGGTATCTCGAAACTCGTCTCGAACACGCTCCTGAGCGATTTCTGACCACTGCACCCGAGACGCGTCTCTGCGCGAATGCACCGAGATTTTCCGATTGTTGGACATCGACGGCTCTCGCTGGATGGACGCTCGGCTCTGCAAGCGAGTGCGAAAGAAAGCAAAACGAAATGGGTTCCGAGACGCGGTGTCAGACGACAGCGCGCGACTGAATCGGACAGTCGGTCGGTGCGGGTCGGTGGTCGGAGTGTAAAGGGAGGCAGTGGGCCTATTTTACATTGCGCCGCCCATGCCGCCCATACCGCCCATGCCGCCCATGCCGCCGCCCATACCGCCGGGACCGCCAGCGCCGGGTCCGCCGTCGCCGCCGTCGTCGCCGTCAACCTGACCGCCTTTCAGGTCGCCCGCGGCGATAACGTCGTCAATGCGGAGCAGCATGACGGCCGCCTCGGTGGCGGACTCGATGGCTTGGGTCTTGACTCGGAGGGGTTCGACCACGCCGTCTTCCTCCATGTTCACGACTTCGCCCGTGTAGGCGTCGAGACCGGACTCGAAGTTACCGGCGTCGTGCTGACTGCGGAGGTCAACCAGCGAGTCGATGGGGTCGAGACCCGCGTTCTCGGCGAGGGTGCGCGGGATGACTTCGAGGGTGTCGGCGAACGCTTCGACCGCGAGCTGTTCGCGGCCGCCCACGGAGTCGGCGTAGTCGCGCAGTTCGAGCGCGAGTTCCGTCTCGGGCGCGCCGCCGCCGGGGACGACTTTGCCGTCCTCCAGCGTGACGCGCACGACGCCGAGACTGTCCTCGATGGCGCGCTCGACTTCGTCCACGACGTGTTCGGTGCCGCCGCGGAGGATGAGGCTGACGGACTTGGCCTCTTCGACATCCTCGACGAAGATGCGCTGGTCGCCGCCGACATCCTTCTGCGCAACGGAGCCAGCGAAGCCGAGGTCCTCGTCCTCGATGTCGCTGACGTTGCTGATGACGTTTGCGCCCGTCGAGCGGGCGAGCTTGCTCAGGTCGTCGGACTTGGCGCGGCGGACCGCGATGATGCCCGCTTCCGCGAGGAAGTGCTGGGCCATGTCGTCGATGCCGCCGTCCACGAAGACAACGTCAGCGCCGACGGCTTCGAGTTCGTCAACCATCTCGCGGAGCTGCTCCTCCTCTTGGTCGAGGAAGTTCTGAAGCTGGTCGGGGTCGGTGACGTTGACTTCGGCGTCGATTTCGGTCTCCTTGATTTCGAGGGCGTCGTCGAGCAGGGCGATGTTGGCGTCCTCGACGAAGTAGGGCATGTTCTCGTGGACGCGCTCCTTGTCCACGATGACGCCTTCGACGAGTTCGGACTGGTCGATGGAACCGCCGACGACGGTCTCGACCTTGATGTTGTCCGTATCGACTCCCTCGTCGTCGGCGACGCTCTGGACCGCGCGAACGACGAGTTCGGCGAGGTAGTCCTTGGAGTTCTCCGCGCCCTTGCCGGTCATCGCGGTGGACGCGATGCGTTCGAGGGTCTCGGTGTCGTCGGCGTCCACGTCGATTGCCTTCTCTTCGAGGAGGTCCTTGGCCTTCTCGGCGGCCTGACGGTACCCCTGTGCGAGCGTGGTCGCGTGGATGTCCTGTTCGAGGAGGTCCTCGGCCGTTTCGAGGAGTTCACCGGCGACGACGACCGCGCTGGTCGTGCCGTCGCCGACCTCGTTCTCCTGCGTCTCGGAGACTTCCACGACCATGTTGGCCGCGGGGTGCTCGATGTCCATCTCCTTGAGGATGGTGACGCCGTCGTTCGTGACGACGACTTCGCCCGTGGAGTCCACGAGCATCTTGTCCATGCCTTTCGGTCCGAGTGTCGTCCGAACGGCCTCGGCGACGGCGGTCCCGGCGGTGATGTTCATCGACTGCGCGTCCTTTCCGGAGGTTCGCTGGCTGTCCTCGGAAAGTACAATCATCGGCTGGTTGCCCATTCGTTGTGCCATGTGTACCTGATAGATTGATTGCCATTCTATATAAAGCTTTCCCTAATGTGCGTGAGAACCTACCGCATAGAAGCGGAAAGGTGTTATGAGAACTATTCACACAGTATGTTTATAAGGGCTAGTGCGAGCTTGCTTCTAGGCCACCACTGCGGCCACTTCCGGAGATGACGGATAGCTCGTGACAGTCCGTCAACACTAACTGCTCAACTGTTGACGTTGCCCTCATGAAGACCGTACCGAAGCGTGTCGCTCATTGGCGGACTTGGCTCAAACTGGGAAGCACAGCGTTTGCTATCTGCACTGTTACTGTTTTGCTCGGAGATTCGATTCCCAGAATACTCTTCGGCTACTCGACTCCGAAGCCGCTACAGTTTATCGCTCAAACCGGATTCTACGCGTCTCTCGTTTTCTTCCTCGTTTCTTTTACTTGTTTAGCGCGGCGTCAGAATCGACGCGAGAATTAGAACAGAATTTTGCGGGGATATCTTCGTCGATTATCCGGGGAACTGGTGGAACTCCATCCCTTCGCGCTTCATCTCGTTGCGCTTGCGTTCGAGGAACGAGTACACCGACCCGTGGGGCGCGCCGTCGAGAATCATCTCGGCGGCGCTCCGAACCACGTCCACCTGCTTGGGGCTGCCGATGACGCCCATCGTGGTGCCGTAGATGACGACGCTCGCGCCGGTCAACTCCTCCATGAGTTCGCGGGTCCGACCGTTCTCGCCGATGAGTCGCCCTTTCTGGCGTTCGAGGTCGTTCTGATTTCGAGCGGCGGCGTCGATGTCGATGATGTCGAGCATCATCATGTCGTCGTCCAGTAGCGTCAGCGCCTCGTCGGGCGCGAACCCGCGGCCGATGGCCTTCACGATTTCCGGTCCTTTGAGACCGAGGATGGGGTCGCCGGTCTTCTCGACTTCGACTTTCCCGTTCTCGGAGTCGATGTCGAGTCGCACCTCCGCGCGACTCTCTATTTCGCGCATCGTCTCACCTCCTTCGCCGATGAGAACACCGATTCGGTCCTGCGGAATCTTCACATGTTGCATATGAGTACATACTCGTTGGGGGTGTTTGAAGGCTTCGTCCGCGTGTGAACGACTACTTGTTCGGGTCGGCGTGGTCCCGAATCCACGCCTCCAGTTCGTCGCCGCGAACGTCCATCC
This genomic stretch from Halorussus pelagicus harbors:
- a CDS encoding phosphatase PAP2 family protein — protein: MPGRGLGVPEAFERLLSPWIRELFALLTQLGDAWFLFTAVAFLYWFGNRRRGAFALSAILGALALTLALKGLFALPRPPTELHVGHASGYGFPSGHAIGATVLWGLLALVFERGTHRWRAIAAGTVVAVVATSRLVIGVHYVADVVIGIAVGLVYLGALLYVADWNPTRGFVVAAGLSLAALITNGITPDSAAMLAGIVGAGATWWALNGTPSGTVRLPAAVAGLAAFGAVGYAGNELALPLAGVFALNLVVPAGILLLPLVVERAKSGRSASPT
- the glnA gene encoding type I glutamate--ammonia ligase; this translates as MTDGQITASEESGLTEAEQDVLDQIEAENVDFVRLQFTDITGTVKNVSVPASQVEKAFEEGIWFDGSSIEGFVRIQESDMRLEPDPETFAILPWRSDGDTASARLICDVVNTDGTPFEGGPRQVLKSVLAEAEEMGYSVSIGPEPEFFLFEKDENGKATTIPHDAGGYFDLAPKDLASDVRREIIFTLEKMGFEVEASHHEVAEGQHEINFKYDDALSAADNISTFRAVVRAVAEKNDLHATFMPKPIGEINGSGMHSHISLFDEDGNAFADEDDEFNLSETAYNFMGGVLNHAEAFTAVTNPTVNSYKRLVPGYEAPVYVAWSDVNRSALIRVPDAAGASSRFEIRSPDPSCNPYLALAVVIKAGLEGIENDADPGEPVREDIYEFDDAKLDEYGITTLPGSLGQAVDALEDDEVVRDALGEHVTEKFAQAKRADFADYKAHVSSWEEEKYLEKF
- the lrp gene encoding HTH-type transcriptional regulator Lrp, whose product is MTYENLDAKLVNALLGDGRASLRSLAEDLNVSVTTISNHLNDLEEQGIIDGYTPKVDYDELGYDVTAIIQLKVEGNALADVTENLRSHDQMISVYEVTGDYDIIAVGKFADTDGMNRGIKTLLNDPDIKESNTSVVLNAASEHEQFELDIDEN
- a CDS encoding helix-turn-helix domain-containing protein, whose protein sequence is MSLIAEFSLRSSELVLSAALDAAPDVTVELEQQMATEFDAPVVLFWAFGGDFDRLETGLERDASVRESTVIEEFGGRKLFRVRLDTDNLCPIYPLYQRLGASPMAATGTANGWERRVRFPDRDSVVEMRRLCTERDVTFRLRRLYTPGDTELEDEFGLSSEQRDALTTAERVGYFEVPRDVALDELGEELDVSGQSASERLRRGISKLVSNTLLSDF
- the thsA gene encoding thermosome subunit alpha, yielding MGNQPMIVLSEDSQRTSGKDAQSMNITAGTAVAEAVRTTLGPKGMDKMLVDSTGEVVVTNDGVTILKEMDIEHPAANMVVEVSETQENEVGDGTTSAVVVAGELLETAEDLLEQDIHATTLAQGYRQAAEKAKDLLEEKAIDVDADDTETLERIASTAMTGKGAENSKDYLAELVVRAVQSVADDEGVDTDNIKVETVVGGSIDQSELVEGVIVDKERVHENMPYFVEDANIALLDDALEIKETEIDAEVNVTDPDQLQNFLDQEEEQLREMVDELEAVGADVVFVDGGIDDMAQHFLAEAGIIAVRRAKSDDLSKLARSTGANVISNVSDIEDEDLGFAGSVAQKDVGGDQRIFVEDVEEAKSVSLILRGGTEHVVDEVERAIEDSLGVVRVTLEDGKVVPGGGAPETELALELRDYADSVGGREQLAVEAFADTLEVIPRTLAENAGLDPIDSLVDLRSQHDAGNFESGLDAYTGEVVNMEEDGVVEPLRVKTQAIESATEAAVMLLRIDDVIAAGDLKGGQVDGDDGGDGGPGAGGPGGMGGGMGGMGGMGGMGGAM
- a CDS encoding KH domain-containing protein; protein product: MQHVKIPQDRIGVLIGEGGETMREIESRAEVRLDIDSENGKVEVEKTGDPILGLKGPEIVKAIGRGFAPDEALTLLDDDMMMLDIIDIDAAARNQNDLERQKGRLIGENGRTRELMEELTGASVVIYGTTMGVIGSPKQVDVVRSAAEMILDGAPHGSVYSFLERKRNEMKREGMEFHQFPG